A portion of the Mesobacillus sp. AQ2 genome contains these proteins:
- a CDS encoding TetR/AcrR family transcriptional regulator, whose translation MTSKLLSLNPEKQERILNAALKEFAQKGYENASTNEIVKSAGISKGLLFHYFKNKKELYLFLYDHFADVLSEEFFQELNFAQRDIFERLKDLMILKNRLIARHPEIFDFMMSASLESSVDVKESLNNTTTELMHDSYSKLFENIDLSQFREGTDIHRTINIIMWTLQGFSNQELEKAKRLNKGIDDFDEAFQEAEVYIDMMKKAFYRSE comes from the coding sequence ATGACTTCGAAATTGTTAAGTTTGAACCCCGAAAAACAGGAACGAATCCTGAACGCTGCTCTCAAGGAATTTGCCCAAAAGGGATACGAGAACGCTTCTACGAATGAGATCGTTAAATCAGCAGGTATTTCAAAAGGACTCTTGTTTCACTATTTTAAAAATAAAAAAGAGCTTTACTTGTTCCTTTACGACCACTTTGCAGATGTTTTGTCGGAGGAATTCTTTCAGGAACTGAACTTTGCCCAACGAGATATCTTTGAGCGGCTGAAGGACCTGATGATCCTTAAAAACAGGCTGATAGCCAGGCATCCGGAGATATTCGACTTTATGATGTCTGCCTCATTGGAATCCTCGGTAGATGTAAAAGAGAGCCTGAATAACACCACCACAGAACTGATGCACGACAGCTATAGCAAACTATTCGAAAATATCGACCTTTCCCAGTTCCGTGAAGGGACGGACATCCACAGAACAATCAACATCATCATGTGGACACTCCAGGGCTTCAGTAACCAGGAACTCGAAAAAGCCAAAAGGCTGAACAAAGGAATTGATGATTTCGATGAAGCATTCCAAGAAGCAGAAGTGTATATCGATATGATGAAGAAGGCCTTTTATAGAAGCGAGTAG
- a CDS encoding ABC transporter ATP-binding protein, with protein sequence MNVIEIKNLTKMYGKSRGIENVSFNVEEGEIFGFIGPNGAGKSTTIRTLLSLIYPTSGSATIFGKDIITAAPEIKKDIGYLPSEVFYYDNMKVMDLLKYSASFYKKNCTGRIKELAEIMELDLTKKIDDLSLGNKKKVGIVQGLLHEPKLIILDEPTSGLDPLMQQKFFDLLEKENKKGATILFSSHILSEVQRLCDRVAIIKDGRIVTVEKISTLKENTYKKFKIESNAAINKELFNIEGVNQLQQDGPIISFLFRGNVNSIMKKIAEIEIANLWVEEPDLEEIFMHYYEKEE encoded by the coding sequence ATGAACGTGATTGAGATTAAGAATCTGACGAAAATGTACGGCAAATCCAGGGGGATTGAGAATGTAAGCTTTAATGTGGAAGAAGGGGAGATTTTCGGTTTCATCGGCCCGAATGGTGCGGGAAAATCGACGACAATCCGGACATTGCTGTCACTGATCTATCCGACAAGCGGCAGCGCAACGATTTTTGGCAAGGACATCATTACAGCCGCACCTGAAATTAAGAAGGATATTGGCTACCTTCCTTCTGAAGTATTTTATTATGACAATATGAAGGTCATGGATCTGCTCAAGTACTCTGCAAGTTTTTACAAAAAGAATTGTACAGGGCGGATCAAGGAGCTTGCCGAGATCATGGAGCTGGACCTGACCAAGAAAATCGATGATCTTTCGCTTGGGAACAAAAAGAAGGTCGGCATCGTGCAGGGGCTGCTTCATGAACCGAAGCTGATCATCCTCGATGAACCGACAAGCGGCCTCGATCCGCTCATGCAGCAGAAGTTTTTCGACCTTCTTGAAAAAGAAAATAAGAAAGGCGCGACGATCCTGTTTTCTTCCCATATTCTCAGCGAGGTGCAGAGGCTGTGTGACAGGGTGGCCATCATCAAGGACGGCCGGATTGTCACGGTCGAGAAAATCAGCACGCTAAAAGAGAATACGTACAAGAAATTCAAAATAGAATCAAACGCCGCGATTAATAAAGAGCTTTTCAATATCGAAGGTGTGAACCAGCTGCAGCAGGACGGCCCTATCATCAGCTTTTTATTCAGGGGAAATGTCAATTCCATTATGAAAAAAATTGCTGAAATTGAGATTGCGAATCTCTGGGTGGAGGAGCCTGACCTTGAAGAGATCTTCATGCACTATTATGAAAAGGAGGAATAG